In one window of Plasmodium berghei ANKA genome assembly, chromosome: 14 DNA:
- a CDS encoding 40S ribosomal protein S19, putative, with translation MEDANKPKKRTFRTFHYRGIELDKLLELNQEELVKLLPARQRRKFRRGIDKKAKSLLKKLRKAKKECEIGEKPKPIPTHLRNMTIIPEMVGSIVAVHNGKQYTNVEIKPEMIGYYLGEFSITYKHTRHGKPGIGATHSSRFIPLK, from the exons atg GAGGACGCAAATAAACCCAAAAAGAGAACCTTTCGTACCTTCCACTATAGAGGTATTGAGCTTGATAAATTGCTTGAATTAAATCAAGAAGAACTTGTAAAACTTTTACCAGCAAGACAAAGAAGAAAGTTTAGAAGAGGAATTGACAAAAAAGCTAAAtctcttttaaaaaaattaagaaaagCAAAAAAAGAATGTGAAATTGGAGAAAAACCAAAACCTATACCAACCCATTTAAGAAACATGACAATCATACCAGAAATGGTAGGATCAATTGTAGCTGTACATAATGGCAAACAATATACTAATGTTGAAATCAAACCAGAAATGATTGGATATTATTTAGGAGAATTTTCAATTACTTATAAGCACACTAGACATGGAAAACCTGGTATTGGTGCTACACATTCATCTCGTTTTATTCcattgaaataa
- a CDS encoding nucleolar complex protein 4, putative: MKKGEKSNCSNNSNSSATIIKEICDLFNNLQNEKCKKSILNNLTKLFVLIYNERIKRKLLYSENEANKEDDTKLKQIFKKDYIILVIKNKTYTKYEEWLNESFEKFLNLLFQLIGDNDEVFFKKGLSLLFGSLQMEAKIYESIISNSADEFDSHNKDDIVGNDKVSTNDITNQYINKSGYVLYKNDYRGTNYKKNNSSRMNYKNSQEETSSKHAFPIKLFKNIILKLLKVGTINIENIKYICRSYVCFYFDLNYFFLGIFKHFYLKSIVGNSKEEEISKGVEGKLNMPTAKKVQCAGTTNLFIYTVLINSIKPRKKVQIFHVKKSEFMKKSKIDDLFLDFNSDEDDNFRQKRKNKFLYNEKKKKKKNDMNNYSNKNELKRLYNYNSDDSIIIHSSSDSNASDTDDANNPELEFLNNNKLIENYKSENSFEDFSDYSEGKSDLKKIKKIESIENKIKDRTNNFFIKNFYIENKIYARLYSCSWFDFIANFHHNQTMILQILQAIPLFVFPYTNNPYYYIDYFNYSFYSSSNVYVSLAALPGIFYILTELNVGDMVQNESESLGSSKRAKHNEDKDNEENEGENEGPLEEQPGGEMRSNENESDVNSEEDDQNDHESDEGSDRETKLNDRMYTDYYKRLYELIVPASFYYDGTKFLKILYSSIKNKMIPVHYVLSFLKKLLRVGCLTSFNISINILSVVYDILNYFKDELHNSMFVSGSVFMNMVIKNDFFCYENLEQNFDKDLIIEMMKTNSELLKDENEFASELSIIKKKNNFENFNDAANGGNVKIKNSEDTKMENNLFSISCCLPDKYQRNMNTLTKKELYMANNIFYEIILLNNHLCDNLRYYSNVYHYNFSDRSNKPHEFYNDPNKINWQEEESLFSFLKTLLSFKKKRDTDILPCAKQKEFSTIFI, translated from the coding sequence ATGAAGAAAGGAGAAAAGTCCAATTGCTCGAATAATTCCAATTCGTCTGCTACGATAATAAAGGAGATTTGTGATTTGTTTAATAATTtgcaaaatgaaaaatgtaaaaaaagtatattaaataatttgacAAAACTTTTTGTACTAATATATAACGaaagaattaaaagaaaattattatattctgAAAATGAAGCAAATAAAGAAGATgatacaaaattaaaacaaatttttaaaaaggattatattatcttagtaataaaaaataagacatatacaaaatatgaaGAATGGTTAAATGAATCTTTcgaaaaatttttaaatctgCTCTTTCAATTAATAGGGGATAATGATgaagttttttttaaaaaaggtTTATCCTTGTTATTTGGGAGTTTACAAATGGAAGCAAAAATATACGAATCGATAATTTCAAACTCAGCTGATGAATTTGATAGCCATAATAAAGATGATATTGTTGGGAACGATAAAGTTTCTACTAATGATATTACCAatcaatatataaataaaagtggTTATGTACTTTACAAAAATGATTATCGAGGTACTAactacaaaaaaaataatagtagtagaatgaattataaaaatagtcAAGAAGAGACATCATCAAAACACGCATTCCCtattaaattgtttaaaaatattattttaaaattattaaaagttGGGACCATAAacatagaaaatataaaatatatttgtcgATCTTATGTATGCTTTTATTTCGATTtaaactattttttcttgGGGATTTTTAAGCATTTTTATCTTAAATCAATAGTGGGAAATTCAAAGGAGGAGGAAATATCAAAGGGAGTAGAGGGGAAATTGAACATGCCGACGGCCAAAAAAGTGCAATGTGCTGGGACGacaaatttgtttatttatactgttttaataaattcgATTAAACCCAGAAAAAAGGTACAAATTTTCCATGTCAAAAAGTCAgaatttatgaaaaaatcaaaaatcGATGATTTATTCTTAGATTTTAACTCTGATGAGGATGATAATTTTAGgcaaaaaagaaaaaataagtttttatataacgaaaaaaaaaaaaaaaaaaaaaatgatatgaataattatagcaataaaaatgaacTAAAAAGgctttataattataatagtGATGATAGTATCATAATACATTCGTCATCGGATTCTAATGCATCTGATACAGATGATGCAAATAACCCAGAATtagaatttttaaataataataagttaattgaaaattataaaagtgAAAATTCTTTTGAAGATTTTTCTGATTATTCAGAAGGAAAAagtgatttaaaaaaaataaaaaagattgaatcaatagaaaataaaataaaagatagaacaaataatttttttataaaaaatttctatattgaaaataaaatatatgcaagACTCTATTCATGCAGTTGGTTTGATTTTATAGcaaattttcatcataaCCAAACTATGATTTTACAAATACTACAAGCCATTCCATTATTTGTCTTTCCATATACTAATAatccatattattatattgattattttaattattctttttattcTTCTTCGAATGTATATGTATCATTGGCGGCTCTCCCCggtattttttatatattgacAGAGTTGAATGTTGGTGATATGGTGCAAAATGAAAGCGAGAGCTTGGGGTCAAGTAAACGGGCGAAACATAATGAGGACAAAGAcaatgaagaaaatgagGGAGAAAATGAAGGCCCCTTAGAAGAGCAACCAGGAGGCGAAATGAGATCCAATGAAAATGAGAGTGATGTTAATTCTGAGGAAGATGATCAGAATGATCATGAAAGTGATGAAGGAAGCGATAGAGAAACGAAATTAAATGATCGTATGTACACAGATTATTACAAGAGATTATATGAACTAATAGTGCCTGCaagtttttattatgatggaacaaaatttttaaaaatattatattcatcaataaaaaacaaaatgataCCAGTACATTATGTCTTAtcctttttaaaaaagcTACTTCGAGTTGGATGCTTAACATCGtttaatatttctataaatatattaagtgtggtatatgatatattaaattattttaaagatGAATTACACAATTCTATGTTTGTTTCTGGATCTGTTTTTATGAACATGGTAATAAAAAacgattttttttgttatgaaaatttagaacaaaattttgataaagATCTAATTATTGAAATGATGAAAACGAATAGCGAGTTGCTAAAGgatgaaaatgaatttgCATCAGAGCTGAGCATTatcaaaaagaaaaataactTCGAAAATTTCAACGACGCAGCAAATGGGGGAAATgtgaaaattaaaaatagtgAAGACACAAAAATGGagaataatttatttagtaTAAGCTGTTGTTTACCAGATAAGTATCAGAGGAATATGAACACATTAACCAAAAAAGAGTTATATATggcaaataatattttttatgaaataattttactGAACAATCATTTATGTGATAATTTAAGATATTATTCAAATGTTTATCATTACAATTTCAGTGATAGGTCTAACAAACCTCATGAGTTTTATAATGATccaaacaaaataaattggCAAGAAGAAGAATCTCTTTTTTCATTCTTAAAAACTTTGTTAagtttcaaaaaaaaaagagacaCAGATATATTACCGTGTGCTAAGCAAAAGGAATTTTCTACGATTTTTATATGA
- a CDS encoding ferredoxin, putative, producing MRVALFFLYYIFFFKQNNTYKLNNNPPPLNYMYGNKLIINIPRNRVCVRLINNLPNGSKHSVFLMNSNKFNLKIGCDHNINKRRYSVSPNPGKLFYNITLRTNDGEKKIECEEDEYILDASERQNVELPYSCRGGSCSTCAAKLIEGEVDNEEQSYLDDEQLKKKYILLCTCYPKSDCVIETHKEDELHDM from the coding sequence atgagaGTAgcactattttttttatattatatatttttttttaaacaaaataatacatacaaattaaataataatccTCCTCCcttaaattatatgtatgGTAATAAactaattataaatatccCGAGAAATCGAGTATGCGTAAGgcttataaataatttaccTAATGGTAGTAAACATTCTGTTTTTCTTATGAACAgcaataaatttaatttgaaaattGGCTGTGACCATAATATCAATAAGAGAAGATATTCGGTGTCTCCTAACCCGGgtaaattgttttataatataacattAAGAACAAATGATggagagaaaaaaattgaatgTGAAGAagatgaatatatattagacGCCAGTGAAAGGCAAAATGTCGAATTGCCTTATAGCTGCAGAGGTGGTAGTTGTTCTACATGTGCAGCAAAATTAATTGAAGGAGAAGTTGATAATGAAGAACAAAGCTATTTAGACGATGAgcaactaaaaaaaaaatatattcttcTATGTACATGCTATCCCAAATCAGATTGTGTCATTGAAACGCATAAAGAAGATGAACTTCATGATATGTAA
- a CDS encoding glycerol-3-phosphate 1-O-acyltransferase gives MGYLHKSVSFLLFFVIFKITIVENIKNKSFLYVKTYYFSEYQNNKHLFPFRQKNNNSNKYPSYLTDKNNQIFNNISLNKKTYDETYEIICNELELLKKENSDNISHIQTFLGFIEKYYHEIKKHNSCSPEIFLKLFLKYIETFKKYRYYSFHNVHKYDESLYEWSLEFWLPLIDQKNSRFLGTNNIKKINNWIEQGHNVFIFSNHHIEADANIIKYYFHINNAENISRNMVFIGGHKIRVDPLSRPFTVSANILCIYSKKYIEYPPHLKEEKILFNHKSLNALKNMLSLGKTIIWVAPSGGRDRKSQDNEIQISPFDPKIIKTFNIFAKRSNVKTHFVGMALNTYNICPPPNTIDIDEIEKERSCSYSPVGLNLGDDIFDIYPQMGENEITYKIYDYVNDLYKKI, from the coding sequence ATGGGCTATTTGCATAAATCAGTATcattcttattatttttcgtgatttttaaaataaccATAGTtgaaaacataaaaaataaatcatttctttatgtaaaaacatattatttttctgagtatcaaaataataagcatttatttccatttagacaaaaaaataataacagcAATAAATATCCTTCATATTTAactgataaaaataatcaaatatttaataatatttctttaaataaaaagacaTATGATGAAACATATGAGATAATTTGTAACGAATTAGAATTGTTAAAGAAAGAAAACAGTGACAATATAAGCCACATTCAAACATTTTTGGgatttatagaaaaatattatcacgAAATTAAAAAGCATAATTCTTGTTCGCctgaaatttttttaaaattgtttttaaaatatattgaaacatttaaaaaatatagatattattcttttcataatgtacataaatatgatgaaaGCTTATATGAATGGTCATTAGAATTTTGGTTACCATTAATAGACCAAAAAAATTCTCGATTTTTGGGAACtaacaatattaaaaaaattaataattggATAGAACAAGGACAcaatgtatttatatttagtAATCATCATATTGAAGCTGatgcaaatataataaaatattatttccatattAACAATGctgaaaatatatcaagAAATATGGTATTCATTGGCGGTCATAAAATTAGAGTCGATCCTCTGTCACGCCCGTTCACTGTTTCTGCTAATATATTGTGtatttattcaaaaaaatatattgaatatCCGCCTCatttaaaagaagaaaaaatattattcaatCATAAATCACTTAAcgctttaaaaaatatgttaagTTTAGGGAAAACTATTATATGGGTAGCACCAAGTGGAGGGAGAGATAGGAAAAGCCAAGATAATGAAATTCAAATTTCCCCATTTGATCCtaaaatcataaaaacatttaatatatttgcaaAAAGATCAAATGTAAAAACTCATTTTGTGGGAATGGCTTTAAACACCTATAACATTTGCCCACCACCAAACACAATTGATATTGACgaaattgaaaaagaaagatCATGCTCATACTCTCCAGTTGGACTGAATTTAGGAGatgatatttttgatatttatcCGCAAATGGGcgaaaatgaaataacGTACAAAATTTATGACTATGTTAATGATCTATATAAGAAGatataa
- a CDS encoding structural maintenance of chromosomes protein 2, putative, whose protein sequence is MHIEEIILDGFKSYPTKTVIGPFHPQFNAITGLNGSGKSNVLDAICFVMGINNLNLIRVNRLDELIYKQGQAGITKGSVTIKFNNEEKPSPLQEPYRDMKTITITRQIMLGGRNRYLLNSHNAKPKDISDFFQSLKLNINNPHFLIMQGKITKVINMKPVELLGLIEESSGTKLYEVKRTNAIKLMVKKDQKLEEINKVLVEEIEPTLIKLKKEKEEYNKFISNNEEIEKYEKLDISYKYYVAKNIMIKNQEKIEECTNEQNSIESNINSINYEIEKYKSDKDKLVDETAIANEPIKLLIKEKEELEKKISNLKSEIKIETKEKEKERKKREDIKKEIKFIEKKLNDYEKNDEKNNKTLRDYENLRNKIQTLRDELNEKQRTINCLLSGGISNDNAEGNNNGNQYNGSFRDQLKNYKTDLSKTETKINNLLQNSKHLEKEIISLKNQRKKYEKEFNEINKEKIAEEKKKEGAEKQLEKINSQHKNFEDMANLQKDKYNLRNELDKLNQEIQILKNLINNVKIDFKIPNNMKESDVYGQIYKLIKIKKDYENTSLAIHLILGGKLSYILVQNKENSKKLFEYNNFSQSNRRVTLLPLKDCIVGRDLNEKSVEECRKELGLDAKDKKDVIYFLDIMDYDKRFEKLVKYLFNGTIICSNVELCKKITYNSNKKCSYPTITLEGDKFDTSGSMSGGSNKNINLFLQHYEKYQNIKKNYLSKEEEITKINNKLIAFEKGEEEKRKINKDIQIISNNLSNIENRIETSKYGCLSKKIDNAKDEIEKGREELKTLYDDQKRLNEIIRKLEKDITDYENNKDKKEEDLKDSIKKLKNKIKQLETEENKKKEQVDDLLMQIENFKKQVEKERNDLIIADATITDIENKIVDIQKNIDIENENLKELENKIVQLQISFGSYENEIKQVVKKIEDLEKKKTNYALDLKKLDNKLIDIKKDFKSANDTVNYLNKTHVWIESYESLFNKKYTSYDFENFKHDAIQKKIQALQNEQNKLSININRKAVQMYEQVQVDYKDLITKKSQVEEDKKKIQEVIADLDVKKSESLLTMYQQINEYFQAIFSTLLPNSQAKLSIIDGDLANGLEMKIAFNNNWKDSLTELSGGQRSLLALSLILAILKVRTVPMYILDEIDAALDLNHTQNIGDMIRTQFPNSQFIIVSLKEGMFSHADVLFKMRFIDGISTVNRHSLDVRQCANKKEIGDVKKRRVTIHEREPEDD, encoded by the exons ATGCACATTGAAGAGATAATTTTGGATGGCTTTAAAAGCTATCCAACAAAAACGGTAATTGGGCCCTTCCATCCACAGTTTAATGCAATAACAGGGTTAAATGGTAGTGGTAAATCAAATGTGTTAGATGCGATTTGTTTCGTTATgggaataaataatttgaatttaATTCGAGTTAACAGATTAGATGaacttatatataaacaaggCCAGGCAGGAATAACCAAAGGTAGCGTGACGATAAAATTTAACAATGAAGAAAAACCAAGCCCATTACAAGAGCCATATAGGGATATGAAAACAATTACTATTACAAGACAGATAATGCTAGGGGGTAGAAAtagatatttattaaatagcCATAATGCTAAACCAAAGGATATTAGTGATTTTTTTCaatcattaaaattaaatattaataatcctcattttttaattatgcaaggtaaaataacaaaagttataaatatgaaaccAGTAGAGCTTCTCGGTTTAATAGAAGAATCGAGTGGAACAAAACTTTATGAAGTCAAAAGAACAAATGCGATAAAATTAATGGTAAAAAAAGATCAGAAATTAgaggaaataaataaagtatTAGTAGAAGAGATTGAGCCAactttaataaaattaaaaaaggaaaaagaagaatataataaatttataagcAATAACGAAGAAATTGAAAAGTATGAAAAGTTAGATATatcttataaatattatgtagctaaaaatataatgataaaaaaccaagaaaaaattgaagaatgcacaaatgaacaaaattcTATAGAAAGTAATATAAACAGTATAAATTATGAGatcgaaaaatataaaagtgATAAAGACAAATTGGTTGATGAAACTGCCATTGCAAATGAGCCCATAAAATTACTTATAAAGGAAAAAGAAGAATtggagaaaaaaatatcaaactTAAAATCAGAGATTAAAATTGAAACTaaagaaaaggaaaaagagagaaaaaaaagggaagatattaaaaaagagataaaatttatagaaaaaaaattaaatgattaCGAAAagaatgatgaaaaaaataataaaacgtTGAGAGATTACGAAAACTTAAGAAATAAGATACAAACTTTAAGAGATGAATTGAATGAAAAACAAAGGACAATTAATTGTTTACTTAGTGGTGGTATTAGTAATGATAATGCTGAAGGGaataataatggaaatCAATATAATGGGTCTTTTAGAGatcaattaaaaaattataaaacagACCTAAGTAAGACTGagacaaaaataaataacttGTTACAAAATAGCAAACATTtagaaaaggaaataatttcattaaaaaatcaaaggaaaaaatatgaaaaggAATTTaacgaaataaataaagaaaaaattgcagaagagaaaaaaaaagagggAGCAGAAAAACAATTAGAAAAAATCAACTCACAgcataaaaattttgaagaTATGgcaaatttacaaaaagataaatataatttacgTAATGAATTAGATAAATTGAATCAAGAAATTcagattttaaaaaatttaattaataatgttaaaattgattttaaaataccaaataatatgaaagaATCAGATGTCTATGgtcaaatatataaattaattaaaataaaaaaggattATGAAAATACTTCACTAGCtattcatttaatattagGAGGTAAATTATCCTATATTTTAgtacaaaataaagaaaacaGCAAAAAATTGTTCGAATATAACAACTTCTCACAAAGTAACAGACGGGTTACATTGTTACCATTAAAAGATTGTATTGTTGGTCGagatttaaatgaaaaatctGTTGAAGAATGCAGAAAAGAATTAGGTCTTGATGCAAAGGATAAAAAAGAtgtaatttatttcttagATATAATGGATTATGATAAGAGATTTGAAAAActtgtaaaatatttatttaatggAACTATTATATGTTCAAATGTTGAATTgtgcaaaaaaattacttacaattctaataaaaaatgttctTATCCAACTATCACATTGGAAGGTGACAAATTCGATACTTCTGGGAGCATGTCTGGGGGTtcgaataaaaatataaatttatttttacaacattatgaaaaatatcaaaatataaaaaagaattatCTTTCAAAAGAAGAAGagataacaaaaataaacaacAAATTAATCGCTTTCGAAAAAGGAGAAGAggaaaaaaggaaaataaataaagatattcaaattatatCTAACAACTTAAgtaatatagaaaatagaATTGAAACAAGTAAATATGGATGTTTaagcaaaaaaatagaCAATGCCAAAGATGAGATTGAAAAAGGAAGAGAGGAATTAAAAACATTGTATGATGATCAAAAAAgattaaatgaaattataCGGAAACTTGAAAAAGATATAACagattatgaaaataataaagataaaaaagaagaagatttaaaagatagcattaaaaaattaaaaaataaaattaaacaatTAGAAACagaggaaaataaaaaaaaagaacaaGTAGATGATTTATTAATGCAAAtcgaaaattttaaaaaacaagttgaaaaagaaagaaatgATTTAATTATTGCAGATGCTACAATAACtgatattgaaaataaaatagtgGATATAcagaaaaatatagatatagaAAATGAGAATTTAAAAGAGCtcgaaaataaaattgttcaACTACAAATAAGTTTTGGTTCATacgaaaatgaaattaaacaagttgttaaaaaaatagaagatttagaaaaaaaaaaaacaaactaTGCGTTAGAcctaaaaaaattagacaataaattaatagatataaaaaaagatttTAAATCAGCAAATGATACTGTcaattatttgaataaaaCTCATGTATGGATAGAATCATATGaatcattatttaataaaaaatatacatcttatgattttgaaaattttaagcATGATgctatacaaaaaaaaattcaagcATTACAAAATGAGCAAAACAAACTATCCATTAATATCAACAGAAAAGCAGTTCAAATGTATGAACAAGTTCAAGTAGATTATAAAGATTTAATAACCAAAAAATCTCAAGTTGAggaagataaaaaaaaaatacaagaAGTCATAGCAGATCTTGATGTAAAGAAAAGTGAAAGTTTGCTAACAATGTATCAACAAattaatgaatattttcaGGCAATATTTTCAACACTTCTTCCAAATTCTCAAGCAAAGCTAAGTATTATCGATGGCGATTTGGCCAATGGACTGGAAATGAAA ATCGCATTTAACAACAACTGGAAAGATTCTTTAACAGAATTGAGTGGAGGTCAAAGAAGTCTTTTAGCTTTATCATTAATTCTTGCAATATTAAAAGTGAGAACGGTTCCCATGTACATTTTAGATGAAATTGATGCGGCATTGGATTTAAATCATACTCAAAATATTGGAGATATGATAAGAACGCAATTTCCAAATTCACAGTTCATTATTGTTTCATTAAAAGAAGGCATGTTTTCTCATGCAgatgttttatttaagaTGAGATTTATTGATGGTATTTCAACTGTCAATAGGCATTCATTAGATGTTAGACAGTGTGcaaacaaaaaagaaatcggcgatgtaaaaaaaagaagagtTACAATTCACGAAAGAGAACCTGAAGATGATTAA